In Microcoleus sp. AS-A8, the following are encoded in one genomic region:
- a CDS encoding tetratricopeptide repeat protein, whose product MSHFFRIFLSLGIAAVLLILPLTAQTKAESLAIVPRSAMEWFNLGVEQIQNDQYEPALDDFTQAIELDSDLADAYSNRCLVFIHLENYAQATEDCSAALTLNHNNTEAYLNRGLAYHRLSNYAGAISEYNQVIEREPDDLRAYYNRGLARFELQDFEGAIADYNQALNKSDRTSNLQRVEIYNDRGLARLMMGNFDGAIADFSLAINQDTNNHRAFYNRACACHRMGDLSSAIRDFTVALKLDPNRAEAYVNRGIIHHELGFQQAALSDLKAASKHFHEQGNRVAYQQTLALIERLQLLLRSWDDAIG is encoded by the coding sequence ATGAGTCACTTCTTCCGAATCTTTCTCAGCCTCGGTATTGCAGCAGTACTGCTTATCTTACCCTTAACGGCACAAACGAAAGCCGAATCTTTAGCGATTGTGCCTAGAAGTGCTATGGAATGGTTCAACTTGGGAGTAGAACAAATTCAAAACGACCAATACGAACCAGCTTTAGACGATTTTACCCAAGCGATTGAGTTAGATTCAGACTTGGCTGATGCTTACAGTAATCGGTGCTTAGTTTTTATTCACTTAGAAAATTACGCCCAAGCAACAGAAGATTGTTCGGCAGCACTAACACTCAATCATAACAATACAGAAGCCTATCTAAATCGAGGATTAGCTTACCATCGCCTGAGTAATTATGCAGGTGCAATTTCTGAATACAATCAGGTTATAGAACGAGAACCGGATGATTTACGGGCTTACTATAATCGAGGATTGGCACGTTTTGAACTGCAAGATTTTGAGGGAGCGATCGCAGATTACAATCAAGCCTTAAATAAGAGCGATCGCACTTCTAATCTACAACGGGTGGAAATATACAATGATCGCGGTTTAGCACGGCTAATGATGGGGAACTTTGACGGAGCGATCGCCGATTTTTCCTTAGCCATCAATCAAGATACAAATAATCACAGAGCTTTCTACAACCGAGCCTGTGCCTGTCACCGAATGGGTGATTTATCAAGTGCCATTCGAGACTTTACGGTAGCGCTAAAACTCGATCCGAACCGTGCTGAAGCTTATGTGAATCGGGGTATCATTCACCATGAATTAGGGTTTCAACAAGCTGCCTTGTCTGACCTGAAAGCGGCATCAAAACATTTTCATGAACAGGGGAATCGCGTGGCTTATCAACAAACGCTGGCGTTGATAGAGAGATTGCAGTTGCTGTTGCGCTCGTGGGATGATGCGATCGGGTAG
- a CDS encoding TspO/MBR family protein: protein MIKSWMVIGAVALTVVLGGGLITPDGARWFNRLQRPRWLTFEAAIPFIWTVIYICAAWSAYIVWENAPGRTNTWWLMGLYFLLEIVTTAYTPVMFRLRSLKVGTIIGGAGAVIGIILAVLVWPISRWASLLLLPYVIWSPIGTYTTWEMMQLNPEDA from the coding sequence ATGATTAAATCTTGGATGGTGATCGGGGCTGTGGCTCTAACAGTAGTTTTGGGTGGTGGATTAATTACACCCGACGGTGCTAGATGGTTCAACCGCCTACAGCGTCCGAGATGGCTAACGTTTGAAGCAGCCATTCCCTTTATCTGGACTGTTATTTATATTTGCGCGGCTTGGTCAGCTTATATTGTTTGGGAAAATGCCCCAGGTAGGACTAACACTTGGTGGTTGATGGGCTTATATTTTCTGTTAGAAATAGTTACCACCGCCTATACACCCGTGATGTTCAGACTCCGTAGCCTCAAGGTAGGTACGATTATTGGTGGTGCTGGTGCTGTGATAGGCATTATCTTGGCAGTACTTGTCTGGCCTATTTCAAGGTGGGCTTCTTTGTTACTACTGCCCTACGTGATTTGGAGTCCCATTGGGACTTATACCACCTGGGAGATGATGCAACTCAATCCTGAAGATGCCTAA
- a CDS encoding cytotoxic translational repressor of toxin-antitoxin stability system, translating to MSIEVRYARSFLEDLKNLESAAYQQVCHVVFDQFIGLKQIQDLPELHRISSDAIFYRFTIDNYLVGIEVTGQIVKFLRVLPKPYI from the coding sequence GTGAGCATAGAAGTGCGCTATGCCCGATCCTTTTTAGAAGATCTCAAAAATTTAGAGTCAGCGGCTTACCAACAGGTTTGCCACGTCGTCTTCGATCAGTTCATCGGACTCAAACAAATTCAAGACCTGCCAGAGCTGCACCGAATCAGCTCTGATGCAATTTTTTACAGATTTACCATCGACAACTACTTAGTCGGGATTGAAGTTACCGGTCAGATTGTGAAATTTTTGCGCGTTCTACCCAAACCCTATATTTGA